The Pelmatolapia mariae isolate MD_Pm_ZW linkage group LG10_11, Pm_UMD_F_2, whole genome shotgun sequence genome includes a region encoding these proteins:
- the seraf gene encoding von Willebrand factor D and EGF domain-containing protein: protein MGFAPLLFASLMSLAGVCSGGSDAPRGVAVGFVFDLKAKCEPPCEHAGVCIRNNTCFCSRGYEGETCQYANCYPKCKNGGMCLRPGKCRCPPGFGGRYCHKVTCDGGCWNGGECTAVNGVAKCICPSSWAGSKCQEAMCPQGCRNGGLCVAPGICSCAEGWLGGACHMAVCSQPCLHGGKCISPNKCRCRPPFSGPRCEERKKSH, encoded by the exons ATGGGCTTTGCGCCTCTCCTGTTTGCCTCTTTGATGTCGCTCGCCGGTGTGTGCTCCGGAGGCTCGGACGCGCCCCGGGGCGTCGCGGTCGGCTTCGTCTTTGACCTGAAAGCGAAGTGCGAGCCGCCGTGCGAACACGCCGGAGTCTGCATCCGCAACAACACATGCTTCTGCTCCCGGGGCTACGAAGGAGAGACCTGCCAGTATG CCAACTGTTATCCCAAATGTAAAAATGGAGGAATGTGTCTTCGCCCTGGAAAATGCAGATGTCCTCCTGGATTTGGAGGAAGATATTGTCACAAAG tgACGTGCGATGGGGGATGTTGGAACGGAGGAGAATGCACCGCTGTCAATGGCGTGGCCAAGTGTATCTGCCCTTCAAGCTGGGCCGGATCAAAATGCCAAGAGG CAATGTGTCCCCAGGGCTGCAGGAATGGAGGGCTGTGTGTGGCTCcaggaatctgcagctgtgCGGAGGGATGGTTGGGTGGTGCCTGCCATATGG CTGTATGTAGTCAGCCCTGCTTGCACGGAGGGAAGTGCATTTCTCCCAACAAATGTCGCTGTCGACCTCCTTTCTCTGGACCTCGCTGCGAGGAGAGGAAAAAGTCCCACTAG
- the tmem106ba gene encoding transmembrane protein 106Ba: MGKTQSLLAKQKDESQDALTEYGGSHTEEDGKNGDVSQFPYVEFTGRDSVTCPTCQGTGRIPRGQENQLVALIPYSDQRLRPSRTKLYVTISVALCLLLSGLAVFFLFPRSIDVSYVGVKSAYVSYDHDKRIVYLNLTNTLNITNNNYYAITVTNITAQVQFSKTVIGKARLSNSTVIIPLDEQQIDYMVPTIIADELSYMFDYCTLPTIKVHNIVVMMQVMVTTSYFGHTEQVSQEMYQYVDCGGNTTSLHGHVQVYQ; encoded by the exons ATGGGCAAGACCCAGTCACTCTTAGCTAAGCAAAAAGACGAGAGTCAAGACGCTCTGACTGAGTATGGGGGGAGTCACACAGAAGAGGATGGAAAGAATGGAGATGTGTCTCAGTTCCCCTATGTGGAGTTCACTGGACGGGACAGCGTTACCTGCCCCACATGCCAGGGCACTGGCAGAATTCCTCGTG GTCAAGAGAATCAGCTTGTGGCTCTGATTCCATACAGCGACCAAAGGCTCAGACCAAGCAGGAC AAAGCTGTATGTCACAATATCAGTCGCTCTGTgcctgctgctgtcaggcctggCAGTTTTCTTCCTATTCCCTCGCTCCATTGATGTCTCCTATGTGGGAGTGAAGTCTGCCTATGTCTCCTATGACCATGACAAACGAATTGTCTATCTCAACCTTACA AACACACTGAACATCACCAACAATAACTACTATGCCATAACTGTGACCAACATCACAGCCCAAGTGCAGTTCTCCAAGACGGTGATAGGGAAGGCCAGGCTTAGCAACAGCACAGTGATCATACCACTGGATGAACAGCAG ATTGATTACATGGTCCCCACCATCATCGCTGATGAATTGAGTTACATGTT TGACTACTGCACCTTACCAACGATTAAAGTTCACAACATAGTGGTCATGATGCA GGTGATGGTGACAACGTCTTACTTTGGCCACACGGAGCAGGTCTCCCAGGAGATGTACCAGTATGTGGACTGTGGGGGGAACACCACCTCGTTGCACGGGCATGTGCAGGTCTACCAATAA